The following proteins come from a genomic window of Chitinivibrionales bacterium:
- a CDS encoding M48 family metallopeptidase — protein MDFFTQQDKARRHTGVLVFYFVVAVALIITAIYFGVAAGLTYGRIKVEWWAPLWNPYLFAAVAGGVLLVVGGATYYKVRQLSGPGSGRRVAELLGARPVSPDTRDINERKLLNVVEEMAIASGTPVPAVYIMEEGSINAFAAGTSPSTAVVAVTRAATALLSREELQGVVAHEFSHIFNGDMRLNIRLIGVLNGIIFIALVGAFILRIFFQGRSGSRIRISGGSGKGKGGAGAVILVILVVAIVITVVGYIGEFFARLIQMAVSRQREFLADASAVQFTRNPGGIAGALKKVGGLATGSLIESPHAKAVGHLFFADGIKHMFSSIMSTHPDLTTRIKRIDPYWNGSYPVVTMPKLDKKELAAAAAAAAAGGDEEDVLAGISISKFAQPQRHAPAVRATPAQVVQAVGTATPQHVQAAQDLIDGLPAAYVKSGREPFGARAVVFALLIDPSEEIRRAQLDRLKGHTDAEVYQEVVRLVNDGQAVKPEHRLPLLALAMPALRSLSRSQADEFFSNLDFLIMADNTVTMFEMSLRYLVLRQYRQSIGMTGPSGKAVSLAAVFSPAMQLLSMLAWFGNGQNRECALAAFAAGAARIPGAAAVQPVPFDSLRPSQLEAVLDALAVATPAAKKSIIDACASCIMADRTVTAEEADLIRVIGSALECPVPLFVPTKKNDSI, from the coding sequence ATGGATTTCTTTACCCAGCAGGACAAGGCCCGCCGCCATACCGGAGTGCTCGTTTTTTATTTCGTGGTGGCGGTGGCGCTGATCATCACCGCGATTTATTTCGGCGTGGCGGCAGGCCTTACCTATGGCCGCATCAAGGTCGAATGGTGGGCGCCGCTGTGGAACCCGTATCTGTTTGCGGCCGTGGCGGGCGGTGTGTTACTCGTCGTGGGCGGCGCGACGTACTATAAGGTCCGCCAGCTTTCAGGTCCCGGCAGCGGCCGCCGCGTTGCCGAGCTTCTCGGCGCTCGGCCGGTGTCGCCCGACACCAGGGACATTAACGAGCGCAAACTGCTCAATGTCGTGGAGGAGATGGCCATCGCATCGGGCACGCCGGTGCCCGCCGTTTACATAATGGAAGAGGGGTCCATCAACGCGTTTGCCGCAGGCACCTCACCCAGCACCGCGGTCGTGGCAGTGACCAGGGCCGCAACCGCGCTGCTCAGCCGCGAGGAGCTCCAGGGCGTCGTGGCCCACGAGTTCAGCCACATCTTCAACGGCGACATGCGGCTCAACATCAGGCTCATCGGGGTGCTCAACGGCATCATCTTTATCGCGCTCGTGGGCGCCTTCATCCTGCGCATTTTTTTCCAGGGCCGGAGCGGGAGCAGGATACGCATCTCGGGCGGCTCCGGAAAGGGAAAAGGCGGCGCCGGCGCGGTGATTCTCGTCATCCTTGTGGTCGCAATCGTGATCACGGTGGTGGGGTACATCGGCGAGTTTTTCGCGCGGCTTATCCAGATGGCGGTGTCGCGGCAGCGCGAGTTTCTTGCCGACGCGAGCGCGGTGCAGTTCACCCGCAACCCCGGCGGCATTGCCGGTGCGCTTAAAAAAGTGGGCGGCCTTGCCACGGGCTCGCTCATCGAGTCGCCGCACGCGAAGGCGGTGGGCCATTTGTTTTTCGCCGACGGCATCAAGCACATGTTCTCTTCCATCATGTCGACGCACCCGGACCTTACGACGCGCATCAAACGCATCGACCCGTACTGGAACGGCTCCTATCCTGTCGTGACCATGCCCAAGCTTGATAAGAAGGAGTTGGCCGCCGCGGCGGCCGCCGCCGCGGCCGGCGGCGATGAAGAGGACGTTCTGGCCGGGATATCCATTTCGAAATTCGCGCAGCCGCAAAGACACGCGCCGGCGGTGCGGGCGACGCCCGCGCAGGTGGTGCAGGCCGTGGGGACGGCCACGCCGCAGCACGTGCAGGCGGCCCAGGATCTCATCGACGGGCTTCCCGCCGCCTATGTCAAGAGCGGCCGCGAGCCTTTCGGCGCGCGGGCGGTGGTGTTCGCGCTGCTCATCGACCCTTCGGAAGAAATCAGGCGCGCCCAGCTTGACCGTCTCAAGGGCCACACCGATGCCGAGGTGTACCAGGAGGTTGTCCGCCTTGTCAATGATGGGCAGGCTGTGAAGCCGGAGCACCGCCTCCCGCTTCTGGCGCTGGCCATGCCCGCGCTGCGGTCGCTCTCGCGGTCGCAGGCCGACGAATTTTTCTCAAACCTCGATTTTCTCATCATGGCCGACAACACCGTGACCATGTTCGAAATGTCGCTGCGATATCTGGTGCTGCGCCAGTACCGGCAGAGCATCGGGATGACTGGTCCGTCGGGCAAGGCAGTAAGCCTTGCCGCGGTATTTTCTCCCGCCATGCAGCTTTTGTCGATGCTCGCCTGGTTCGGCAATGGTCAAAACCGCGAATGCGCCCTGGCCGCGTTCGCGGCAGGCGCGGCGCGCATCCCGGGCGCCGCTGCGGTTCAGCCCGTGCCGTTCGATTCGCTGCGGCCCTCGCAGCTTGAGGCCGTGCTCGACGCGCTCGCCGTTGCCACGCCCGCGGCGAAAAAAAGCATCATTGACGCATGCGCATCCTGCATCATGGCCGACCGCACCGTGACCGCCGAGGAGGCCGACCTGATCCGCGTCATCGGCAGCGCATTGGAGTGCCCGGTGCCGCTGTTTGTGCCGACGAAGAAAAATGATAGTATATAG
- a CDS encoding LemA family protein: MATVLLLIILGIIVVGIIAIVAMYNGLVSNRNRYKNAFAQIDVQLKRRHDLIPNLVEVARKYMQHERETLEAVIAARNAASSARSQAAADPGDPAAMQKLMSAETALSGMMGKLFALAEAYPTLKANETMMQLSEELTSTENKVSFARQAFNDAVMVYNTQCEQFPSVLIANSFGFKQAQLFEIEDKTEREAPKVKF, translated from the coding sequence ATGGCAACCGTCCTCCTGCTCATCATCCTCGGCATCATCGTCGTCGGCATCATCGCCATCGTGGCCATGTACAACGGCTTGGTTTCAAACCGCAACAGGTACAAGAACGCGTTCGCGCAGATCGACGTGCAGCTCAAGCGGCGGCACGACCTGATCCCGAACCTCGTCGAGGTGGCCCGCAAATACATGCAGCACGAGCGCGAGACGCTCGAGGCGGTGATCGCGGCGCGCAACGCGGCGAGCAGCGCGCGCAGCCAGGCGGCGGCCGATCCGGGAGACCCTGCCGCGATGCAGAAGCTGATGTCGGCGGAGACCGCGCTCAGCGGCATGATGGGCAAGCTCTTTGCGCTGGCCGAGGCGTATCCGACCCTCAAGGCAAACGAGACCATGATGCAGCTTTCCGAGGAGCTCACGTCTACCGAGAACAAGGTGTCATTCGCGCGCCAGGCGTTCAACGACGCGGTGATGGTTTACAATACGCAATGCGAGCAGTTCCCGAGCGTCCTGATCGCCAACAGCTTCGGCTTCAAGCAGGCCCAGCTGTTTGAGATCGAGGACAAGACCGAGCGGGAAGCGCCGAAAGTAAAGTTCTGA
- a CDS encoding glycoside hydrolase family 2 TIM barrel-domain containing protein: MSNKTFVSLFIAAAIAATACRAETYYPEPSHRVKINLGATPWKFIKSDPSGAQDPAFNDATWTDVGIPHCWNDNDTYTNTPAGTGNAWAGMCWYRKHFTLDSSYAGRKIFVEFEGAHVGCAVYINGTFIPGNSAVNPQATHVIGFIPFIVDISDKVSFGGADNVLAVRISNNSGVLFADPNFSMSFRFGQNDGGLFRPVYMHITDKVYIPENVYSVVNKWGTCVGTVSAADASATVRIMTNVQNESGAGQTVALTTKVVDATNTVVLTKESSQAIAADSSFVFDQSGDIAGPHLWYPANSPWGAPYLYKVFHIVKVGGNTVDVFESPLGVRVITWDTNFPYINGHQHYLWGVASRYDYPALGSAIPEEQQWRDVKLASECGARLWRPGHSCHSPELTAACDAYGVMLVQPSGEGEGSFANVTGTEPSCLLKNECHRDMVVRDRNHPSILAWEVSNAGITASYAQSLKDLAKQWDPITQHPQSDRGYLRACQDKVSDLISCSLTGCEAGQKLNSLCTNFPGWGAEDWGTKGFRYDYDNELLFCGEYLQNWKNDIKANAFGLAQWYLAESPGETGLGRSFGTSAMDFSRIPKLLYHIYKACWIPYSVKPTVCLAHHWNRSGTVRVNAFSNCPAVRLLLNGTSLGDKVPNPELTASDDKTNTSTSLPYQCWWDTVTWAAGTLRAEGLDSAGNVVCFDEKKTAGNPDHVVLTVEPELVKPSGEAFQISANGSDCAFILATVVDATGLWCPTATNQINFSVSGPCIYRGGANQDAGANPGDPYMLAEGGMCKIAVKAGFTAGAVTVTATSTGLGQGTASFTTVAANPIVTLQRPVPGNRIAASVPGISVLTTGGEIRYFISKAAYAEIQVLDARGRLIADVPRALCAAGWHRVRPEQAKQAGASKGLAVYFFRCTLDNGYRYVKRLVVVR; the protein is encoded by the coding sequence ATGTCCAACAAAACCTTTGTATCTCTCTTTATCGCCGCGGCGATAGCCGCAACCGCGTGCCGTGCCGAGACCTATTACCCCGAGCCGAGCCACCGGGTGAAAATCAACCTGGGCGCAACGCCGTGGAAATTCATCAAGTCAGACCCCAGCGGCGCGCAGGACCCGGCCTTCAACGACGCTACCTGGACCGACGTGGGCATCCCCCATTGCTGGAACGACAACGACACCTACACCAACACGCCGGCCGGCACCGGCAACGCCTGGGCGGGCATGTGCTGGTACCGCAAGCATTTCACCCTCGACAGTTCCTATGCCGGGAGAAAGATCTTCGTCGAATTCGAGGGCGCGCACGTGGGGTGCGCGGTGTACATCAACGGCACCTTCATCCCGGGCAACAGCGCGGTGAACCCGCAGGCCACGCACGTGATCGGGTTCATCCCGTTCATTGTTGACATATCGGACAAGGTGAGCTTCGGCGGCGCCGACAACGTGCTCGCGGTGCGCATCAGCAACAACAGCGGCGTGCTGTTCGCCGACCCGAATTTCTCCATGTCGTTTCGGTTCGGCCAGAACGACGGCGGCCTGTTCCGCCCCGTGTACATGCACATCACCGACAAGGTGTACATCCCCGAAAACGTTTATTCGGTGGTGAACAAGTGGGGCACCTGCGTGGGCACGGTGTCGGCGGCCGACGCCTCGGCCACGGTGCGGATCATGACCAACGTACAGAACGAGAGCGGCGCGGGCCAGACCGTGGCGCTCACCACCAAGGTGGTGGACGCCACGAACACCGTGGTTTTGACAAAAGAGAGCTCGCAGGCGATCGCGGCCGACTCGAGCTTCGTGTTCGACCAGAGCGGCGACATCGCCGGCCCGCACCTGTGGTACCCGGCCAACAGCCCGTGGGGCGCCCCGTACCTCTACAAGGTGTTCCATATTGTAAAGGTCGGCGGGAACACGGTCGACGTGTTCGAGAGCCCGCTGGGCGTCCGCGTGATCACCTGGGACACGAACTTCCCTTATATCAACGGCCACCAGCACTACCTGTGGGGCGTGGCCAGCCGGTATGACTATCCCGCGCTGGGGTCGGCGATCCCCGAGGAGCAGCAGTGGCGCGATGTCAAGCTCGCGTCCGAATGCGGCGCCCGGCTCTGGCGGCCGGGGCATTCCTGCCACAGCCCGGAGCTCACCGCGGCCTGCGACGCCTACGGCGTCATGCTCGTGCAGCCCAGCGGCGAGGGCGAGGGGTCGTTCGCGAACGTGACCGGCACCGAGCCCTCGTGCCTGCTCAAGAACGAGTGCCACCGCGACATGGTCGTGCGCGACCGCAACCATCCCAGCATTCTCGCCTGGGAGGTGAGCAACGCGGGCATCACCGCGAGCTACGCCCAGTCGCTCAAGGACCTCGCCAAGCAGTGGGACCCCATCACGCAGCACCCGCAGTCGGACCGCGGCTATTTGCGCGCCTGCCAGGACAAGGTGTCGGACCTCATCTCGTGCTCCTTGACAGGATGCGAAGCTGGACAGAAGCTCAACTCGCTGTGCACGAATTTCCCGGGCTGGGGCGCCGAGGACTGGGGCACCAAGGGGTTCCGGTACGACTACGACAATGAACTGCTTTTTTGCGGAGAATACCTTCAGAACTGGAAAAACGACATAAAAGCCAACGCGTTCGGCCTGGCGCAATGGTACCTTGCGGAATCGCCGGGCGAGACCGGGCTGGGCAGGTCGTTCGGAACGTCGGCCATGGATTTCAGCCGGATCCCGAAGCTGCTCTACCACATCTACAAGGCCTGTTGGATTCCCTATTCTGTCAAGCCCACCGTGTGCCTCGCACACCACTGGAACCGCTCCGGCACGGTGCGGGTGAACGCGTTTTCCAACTGCCCCGCGGTACGGCTGCTGCTCAACGGCACGAGCCTCGGCGACAAAGTGCCGAACCCCGAGTTGACGGCAAGCGACGACAAGACGAACACGTCAACGTCGCTGCCCTACCAGTGCTGGTGGGACACCGTGACCTGGGCGGCGGGAACGCTGCGCGCCGAGGGCCTCGATTCAGCCGGCAATGTGGTCTGCTTTGACGAGAAAAAGACCGCGGGCAATCCCGATCACGTGGTGCTCACCGTTGAACCTGAGCTTGTCAAGCCGAGCGGCGAGGCATTCCAAATCAGCGCCAACGGCTCCGACTGCGCGTTCATCCTCGCCACCGTGGTCGACGCAACCGGCCTCTGGTGCCCCACCGCGACCAACCAGATCAACTTCTCGGTTTCCGGGCCGTGCATCTACCGCGGCGGCGCCAACCAGGACGCGGGCGCGAACCCGGGCGACCCGTACATGCTCGCCGAGGGCGGCATGTGCAAGATCGCGGTGAAGGCCGGCTTCACGGCGGGCGCGGTCACCGTCACCGCGACTTCCACCGGATTGGGCCAGGGGACCGCGTCATTCACCACGGTCGCGGCAAACCCGATCGTCACGCTGCAGCGGCCGGTGCCAGGAAACAGGATCGCCGCAAGCGTGCCCGGCATTTCAGTTCTGACGACCGGAGGCGAGATACGTTATTTCATAAGTAAAGCTGCCTATGCCGAAATTCAGGTGCTCGACGCGCGGGGCAGGCTCATCGCGGACGTTCCGCGCGCGCTTTGCGCCGCAGGCTGGCACCGGGTGCGGCCGGAACAGGCGAAGCAGGCGGGCGCGTCAAAAGGCCTGGCCGTGTATTTCTTCCGCTGCACGCTCGACAACGGATACCGGTATGTCAAGCGGCTCGTCGTGGTGCGGTAA
- a CDS encoding DUF4197 domain-containing protein gives MPFFQKSIKTICLSALLSVISCSMLDLFNTGSSSGGLTEDEVVEGLKAALSVGIDSSSSELSAVGGYYLNQAVKILLPPDVSQVISYAEQVQGELVAIQATLDLLGITAFDLNPIINARDSLMFSMNRAAETAAPLSVPIFKNAITGITITDGFSILNGDSTAATAYLKGKTYDPLVGVYQPFVDSALQQVGAQRLWQQFSGNYNSFASFYRSLPSTVTSLIDTLPFDTLQTNLALYTTQKGLDGLFYMVGQEEKRIRTDPVARVSEILQKVFGSLDH, from the coding sequence ATGCCCTTTTTCCAAAAATCCATCAAGACCATATGCCTGAGCGCTTTGCTCTCCGTGATATCCTGCAGCATGCTCGATCTGTTTAATACCGGATCTTCGAGCGGCGGTCTTACCGAGGATGAAGTTGTCGAAGGACTCAAGGCCGCGCTTTCGGTGGGCATTGACAGCTCTTCGTCGGAACTAAGTGCCGTGGGCGGCTACTACCTTAACCAGGCGGTCAAAATCCTTTTGCCGCCGGACGTTTCGCAGGTGATTTCATACGCGGAGCAGGTCCAGGGCGAGCTGGTGGCGATACAAGCCACGCTCGACCTGCTGGGCATCACGGCCTTTGATCTTAATCCGATCATCAACGCACGGGACTCACTGATGTTTTCAATGAACCGCGCCGCGGAAACCGCCGCGCCGCTCTCGGTGCCCATTTTCAAGAACGCGATCACCGGCATCACCATCACCGACGGCTTCTCCATCCTCAATGGCGATTCCACCGCCGCAACGGCCTACCTCAAGGGAAAAACCTATGATCCCCTCGTCGGGGTTTATCAGCCATTCGTGGATTCCGCGCTTCAACAAGTAGGGGCGCAGCGCTTGTGGCAGCAGTTTTCGGGCAATTACAATTCGTTCGCATCGTTCTACCGGTCCCTGCCCTCGACCGTCACCAGTCTGATCGACACCCTGCCCTTTGACACGCTCCAGACCAACCTGGCGCTTTACACGACGCAAAAAGGGCTCGACGGCCTTTTTTACATGGTGGGGCAGGAGGAAAAGCGCATCCGCACCGACCCGGTCGCGAGGGTGAGCGAAATTCTTCAAAAAGTATTCGGGTCGCTGGACCATTGA
- a CDS encoding NHL repeat-containing protein has product MLPFLQTQLNPAPLAAAVLAMAFLCHGIFAASLVFPPYTHSYGLRKATPKHLFMFFGPATSFSDPQGLATVKMKSRDDTTTVKDDDEVVVYGVNSGRNELIYNTSMWGLALYGEKGGGIDQFSSPRGVACDADGHVFVADWGNNRIVHLFNPKKRVHWVSAFSGAQQNGVGLSGPEQVALDESGRVYVSDPGNRRIAVFNYGGGLLRSIAPAGPFSFVNGPVTLAVADGKNRYSHFRDERCIFCCDSGGKRLWKFDLDGNVLGRAGIPEGYAACYGATDFYHNFWVTDRERCCILKFDRNLAVLDTFGSKGDGDNQFIEPRGIAIYKRFGQTFVAEKNGAQYYWIGTDLKKASLLDKTGGRYSLSMQVTDYTIATLFSAMRKDTAFYFKRRWVPAGSSIFDFSLDGEKRVREPGLTLKIEPTYSSASFYAWQYPMKLNK; this is encoded by the coding sequence ATGCTCCCTTTTCTTCAGACACAATTGAACCCGGCGCCGCTGGCGGCCGCTGTTCTGGCAATGGCATTTCTCTGTCACGGCATTTTTGCCGCTTCCCTCGTATTTCCGCCTTACACCCATTCGTACGGCCTGCGAAAGGCCACGCCCAAACACCTGTTCATGTTTTTCGGGCCCGCGACTTCGTTTTCAGACCCGCAGGGACTTGCAACGGTAAAGATGAAAAGCCGTGACGACACGACCACGGTGAAGGACGACGACGAGGTCGTGGTGTACGGCGTCAATTCCGGCAGAAACGAGCTTATTTACAACACGAGCATGTGGGGACTTGCCCTGTACGGCGAAAAGGGCGGCGGCATTGACCAGTTCAGCTCGCCCAGGGGCGTCGCCTGCGACGCGGACGGACACGTGTTCGTGGCCGACTGGGGCAACAACCGCATCGTCCACCTGTTCAACCCGAAGAAAAGGGTGCACTGGGTCTCCGCGTTTTCCGGCGCGCAACAAAACGGTGTCGGGCTTTCGGGCCCCGAGCAGGTCGCGCTTGACGAAAGCGGCCGGGTCTATGTCTCGGACCCCGGCAACCGGCGCATCGCCGTTTTCAACTACGGCGGCGGCCTGCTGCGGTCCATCGCGCCCGCCGGGCCTTTTTCTTTTGTCAACGGACCCGTCACCCTTGCCGTGGCGGATGGGAAAAACCGGTATTCCCACTTCCGCGACGAACGGTGCATTTTCTGCTGCGACAGCGGCGGCAAGCGGCTCTGGAAATTCGACCTCGACGGCAACGTGCTCGGGCGTGCCGGCATTCCGGAGGGGTACGCCGCCTGCTACGGCGCCACGGACTTTTACCACAATTTCTGGGTGACCGACCGGGAGCGGTGCTGCATCCTCAAATTCGACCGCAATCTTGCCGTGCTCGACACTTTCGGCTCAAAAGGCGACGGCGACAACCAGTTCATTGAACCGCGGGGAATAGCGATTTACAAACGCTTCGGCCAGACCTTTGTGGCGGAGAAGAACGGCGCACAATATTATTGGATCGGCACCGACCTTAAAAAAGCCTCTCTCTTGGACAAAACCGGCGGCAGGTATTCGCTTTCGATGCAGGTGACCGATTATACCATCGCGACGCTTTTTTCCGCTATGCGTAAAGACACGGCGTTCTATTTCAAACGGCGCTGGGTCCCTGCGGGAAGCTCGATCTTCGATTTCAGCCTTGACGGCGAAAAACGCGTCCGCGAGCCCGGACTCACGCTTAAAATAGAGCCGACGTATTCTTCGGCGAGCTTTTATGCGTGGCAGTACCCGATGAAGCTGAACAAGTGA
- a CDS encoding M48 family metallopeptidase: MAKIKRTILAASIIPFLFNCQTLTNFFISDEQEVELGDKFQAQILSDTVDYPQYKPGILQHDSVIGYVNAMGQRLAAAQKDRTNITFTFNIIANDTIINAFAIPGGHIFIYMGTLRAANSAAEVACVLAHEIGHVTMRHGAKQLMKSEAVGLVNTILFGSDSTSIANAVAQACENMVFLKFSRDDESQADSCAVKYSTAAQYNAYGMIHFFQTLMAKYPDGNGPYEVLSDHPATADRITAVQRIIGKTANVPPDDTTWTYPAEYAAIKAKL, encoded by the coding sequence ATGGCCAAAATCAAGCGAACCATCCTTGCCGCGTCCATCATTCCCTTTCTTTTCAACTGCCAGACGCTGACCAATTTCTTCATCTCCGACGAGCAGGAGGTGGAGCTCGGCGACAAGTTCCAGGCGCAGATCCTTTCCGACACGGTGGATTATCCCCAGTACAAACCCGGCATTCTGCAGCACGACAGCGTCATCGGCTATGTTAATGCCATGGGGCAAAGGCTCGCGGCCGCCCAGAAGGACAGGACGAACATCACGTTCACATTCAACATCATCGCCAATGACACCATCATAAACGCGTTCGCGATTCCGGGCGGCCACATTTTCATCTATATGGGAACCCTGAGGGCGGCCAACAGCGCCGCCGAGGTCGCCTGCGTGCTTGCCCACGAAATCGGGCATGTCACCATGCGGCACGGCGCAAAACAGCTCATGAAGTCCGAGGCTGTGGGCCTGGTGAACACGATCCTTTTCGGCAGCGACTCGACCTCGATCGCCAACGCCGTGGCCCAGGCGTGCGAAAACATGGTCTTCCTCAAGTTCAGCCGCGACGACGAGTCGCAGGCGGATTCCTGCGCCGTCAAGTACTCGACCGCGGCGCAGTACAACGCGTACGGGATGATTCACTTCTTCCAGACGCTCATGGCGAAATATCCCGACGGCAACGGCCCTTACGAGGTGCTTTCCGACCACCCGGCCACCGCGGACCGCATCACGGCGGTGCAGCGCATCATCGGCAAGACCGCCAATGTGCCCCCCGACGACACGACATGGACGTATCCCGCCGAATACGCGGCGATAAAGGCGAAGTTGTAA